From Solea senegalensis isolate Sse05_10M linkage group LG7, IFAPA_SoseM_1, whole genome shotgun sequence, a single genomic window includes:
- the LOC122771903 gene encoding high choriolytic enzyme 1-like: protein MTPTVSLLLLLLLGLSRAHPLHDEGNEDEDDVDITTRILTSNNATDEILLEGDLLAPKTRNAMKCWYQSCQWKKGYNGLVTIPFTVSSQFTSWEKQKIDSAMKVYHSSTCIRFVPRQNEYDYISIENRAGCFSALGRVGGRQVLSLNRQGCVYHGVVLHEINHALGFQHEQTRSDRDNYVKINWEYINPQNAYNFYKQNTNNLNTPYDYTSVMHYGRTAFTVQYGRDTITPIPNPNVQIGQRRGMSRWDIIRINALYGC from the coding sequence ATGACTCCCACTGTCagcctgctgttgctgctcctgctcGGCCTCTCTCGGGCTCATCCTCTCCATGATGAaggaaatgaagatgaagacgacGTTGACATCACCACCAGGATTCTGACCTCCAACAATGCCACGGATGAGATCCTGCTGGAAGGAGACCTGCTCGCTCCCAAAACCAGAAACGCCATGAAGTGCTGGTATCAGAGCTGCCAGTGGAAGAAAGGATACAATGGTCTGGTGACAATCCCATTCACTGTGAGCAGTCAGTTCACCAGCTGGGAAAAGCAGAAGATCGATTCTGCCATGAAGGTCTACCACAGCAGTACCTGCATCCGCTTTGTCCCCCGTCAGAACGAGTATGACTACATCAGCATCGAGAACAGAGCTGGATGTTTCTCCGCTCTGGGCAGAGTGGGAGGAAGACAGGTGCTCTCTCTAAACAGACAGGGCTGCGTCTACCACGGTGTCGTCCTGCACGAGATCAACCACGCTCTGGGCTTCCAGCATGAACAGACCAGGAGCGACCGTGACAACTATGTCAAGATCAACTGGGAGTACATTAACCCACAGAATGCCTACAACTTCTACAAGCAGAACACCAACAACCTGAACACTCCCTACGACTACACCTCCGTCATGCACTATGGAAGAACAGCCTTCACTGTCCAGTACGGAAGGGATACAATCACTCCCATCCCCAACCCCAATGTCCAGATCGGCCAGAGGCGGGGCATGTCCCGCTGGGACATCATCAGGATCAACGCCCTCTATGGCTGCTAA
- the LOC122771902 gene encoding high choriolytic enzyme 1-like, whose product MTPTVSLLLLLLLGLSRAHPLHDEGNEDEDDVDITTRILTSNNATDEILLEGDLLAPKTRNAMKCWYQSCQWKKGYNGLVTIPFTVSSQFTSWEKQKIDSAMKVYHSSTCIRFVPRQNEYDYISIENRAGCFSALGRVGGRQVLSLNRQGCVYHGVVLHEINHALGFQHEQTRSDRDNYVKINWEYINPQNAYNFYKQNTNNLNTPYDYTSVMHYGRTAFTVQYGRDTITPIPNPNVQIGQRRGMSRWDIIRINALYGC is encoded by the coding sequence ATGACTCCCACTGTCagcctgctgttgctgctcctgctcGGCCTCTCTCGGGCTCATCCTCTCCATGATGAaggaaatgaagatgaagacgacGTTGACATCACCACCAGGATTCTGACCTCCAACAATGCCACGGATGAGATCCTGCTGGAAGGAGACCTGCTCGCTCCCAAAACCAGAAACGCCATGAAGTGCTGGTATCAGAGCTGCCAGTGGAAGAAAGGATACAATGGTCTGGTGACAATCCCATTCACTGTGAGCAGTCAGTTCACCAGCTGGGAAAAGCAGAAGATCGATTCTGCCATGAAGGTCTACCACAGCAGTACCTGCATCCGCTTTGTCCCCCGTCAGAACGAGTATGACTACATCAGCATCGAGAACAGAGCTGGATGTTTCTCCGCTCTGGGCAGAGTGGGAGGAAGACAGGTGCTCTCTCTAAACAGACAGGGCTGCGTCTACCACGGTGTCGTCCTGCACGAGATCAACCACGCTCTGGGCTTCCAGCATGAGCAGACCAGGAGCGACCGTGACAACTATGTCAAGATCAACTGGGAGTACATTAACCCACAGAATGCCTACAACTTCTACAAGCAGAACACCAACAACCTGAACACTCCCTACGACTACACCTCCGTCATGCACTATGGAAGAACAGCCTTCACTGTCCAGTACGGAAGGGATACAATCACTCCCATCCCCAACCCCAATGTCCAGATCGGCCAGAGGCGGGGCATGTCCCGCTGGGACATCATCAGGATCAACGCCCTCTATGGCTGCTAA